The DNA sequence GTCGCGGCTATCGTGCTCCTTGCGACCGCAGCTCCTACGGCTCTGGCTTCATCTGGTTCTTCGATGGCATCTGGCGCCTCGGCTTTGCGGGATAGCTCGGGTGCGCCTGACGCTGCGGGCAGCGGTGAGCATGGCATCGTATCAGTTGGCAGCGGAAGCTACACAACAGTCCTGCCCAAAGGCCATTACGGGCCGCCGGGAGAGGCCTTCATAACAGAGAACATAGTAGGCGCGGTTCCCACCAACAAGTGGTGGAGCTCGGCTGCATGGACGGTATACTCGTTTCCGATGTACCCGCACCCCTTGACTGCGAAATGCACCCCCACCGGCCTGGAGCTCGGGTTCCCGGTTAATGCCCTCGATTGGGAGCGCGACGATGAGGTTGATGTGCTCATGGAGCACAGGGCGGATCTGGAGGTGAGGGGCGAGGGGATCGAGCCTGACGACGCTAGGGTCGACGGGTACAGTGACTGGGCAGTGGATATCAGGATGGCCGCAGGGCACAAGAGCATGACGGCTACTCTGGCCCACGGCAGCCCGTACGCCTTCTTCACCTTCAGCGGCGTGCGCCCTGCCATTCGGTTCGGCGCCGCACCTGAGGTGTGGTATGGCGATGCCAGCTGCCAGTGCCTAGGCATCACAGTGAACGGAAATTCCTACGGCCTATTCGCCCCGGCTGGGTCTACTTGGAATGGCCTGGGCGAGCGGGAACTGGTCTGTACCCCAGGGCATGGCGCCGACTACTTCTCGGTGGCAATCCTTCCCGACGGCAGCCCCAAAACGCTGAGTTACTTCAGCGAGCATGCCTACGCTTTCATCACGGACACGGCTGCCAACTGGGAGTATGACGAGGCCAGGAGTGAAGTGCGAACATCCTTTACTGTCACGACCGAGGCGAAGGAGGGAGCCAACACTCACACTATCATGGCATTGTACCCTCACCAGTGGCGTGACAACGCCTCCTTAGCACTGCTTCCAATGGAGTACCGCAGCATAAGGGGGAAAATGCGGGTGATAGAGGGCAACGCCTTCAGCACCTGCTGCAGGTTTACTGGGGTGCTGCCGTGGCTTCCCACGAGCGGTTTGGGCGCCCTTGAGCTTGCAGGCTACGTGGATGAGGCAGCAGGCGAGGGCGAACATATCCGGCTAGGACTGGGCAGCACGAAGCTCAATACATACGTTGTTGGAAAGAACCTGAGCCGCCTCGCGAACGTACTCCCCATTGCGGAGCAGGTCGGGAATGCGGAAGCGAAGGATGGCTTCCTTTGTGCCATTGAACGAACGCTTGAGGACTGGTTTTCGGTCTACTCTGGCAAGGCGGAGAACCTGTTCTACTACGACGGGAATGTGGGTGCGCTCATCGGCTACAACGCAGGATACGGGTCAAACACTGAGTTGAATGACCACCATTTCCACTATGGATACTACATATATGCTGCCGCCTCGGCGGCTCTGCGAGATCCGGATTGGGCCGATCAGAGCCGGTGGGGCGGGATGGTCATGGAGCTCATTCGCGACATTGCCAACTGGGACAGAACCGACTTGCGCTATCCCTTCCTCCG is a window from the Clostridia bacterium genome containing:
- a CDS encoding glycosyl hydrolase — translated: MWKTALLSISAVAAIVLLATAAPTALASSGSSMASGASALRDSSGAPDAAGSGEHGIVSVGSGSYTTVLPKGHYGPPGEAFITENIVGAVPTNKWWSSAAWTVYSFPMYPHPLTAKCTPTGLELGFPVNALDWERDDEVDVLMEHRADLEVRGEGIEPDDARVDGYSDWAVDIRMAAGHKSMTATLAHGSPYAFFTFSGVRPAIRFGAAPEVWYGDASCQCLGITVNGNSYGLFAPAGSTWNGLGERELVCTPGHGADYFSVAILPDGSPKTLSYFSEHAYAFITDTAANWEYDEARSEVRTSFTVTTEAKEGANTHTIMALYPHQWRDNASLALLPMEYRSIRGKMRVIEGNAFSTCCRFTGVLPWLPTSGLGALELAGYVDEAAGEGEHIRLGLGSTKLNTYVVGKNLSRLANVLPIAEQVGNAEAKDGFLCAIERTLEDWFSVYSGKAENLFYYDGNVGALIGYNAGYGSNTELNDHHFHYGYYIYAAASAALRDPDWADQSRWGGMVMELIRDIANWDRTDLRYPFLRVFDPYAGHSWASGTSRYMWGNNQESSSEAINAWAALILWGEATGNRTVRDLGVCLYASEVAAAKEYWFNVHGDNFPPEFENVCCSIVWGGKIVHTTWWTDNPPEVLGINCLPITAASLYLGHDPDYILRNYGELAASRINTWHDIVYSYLAMADPDMALGLWKEGFTPEFGETRAHTFHWLHSLEAFGRPDAQVTADTALYAVFSKDGRRTYVAYNPADAERLVHFSDGAVLTVQARGMAVRTADLE